The Nitrosopumilus cobalaminigenes genome contains a region encoding:
- a CDS encoding CHRD domain-containing protein — protein sequence MQTKTNLLVFSLAAILSLSVVAMGDLPQAVADKDHDDDHEKKLNFKKKPSFTATLSTVPSTPEGFEGTATAKFWLDKDGDALKYKITIENMDISGGATSDVSDDVTKLHLHESHHGAHVLNVYKAPGEDDDNLVVKPTKGIIKGIWDDGDENQTYGGHNNSETLTSQLKNLCEGDLFTMIHGVGGVGVLKGDIEPTSDGEKICKKLDKKGLLESPIEEEH from the coding sequence ATGCAAACAAAAACAAATTTGCTAGTATTTTCACTAGCTGCAATTCTTTCTTTATCTGTTGTTGCAATGGGAGATCTTCCACAAGCAGTAGCTGATAAAGATCATGATGATGATCATGAGAAGAAACTCAACTTCAAGAAAAAACCAAGCTTTACAGCTACATTAAGTACAGTTCCTTCTACTCCTGAAGGTTTTGAAGGTACTGCTACAGCTAAATTTTGGCTGGATAAAGATGGTGATGCATTAAAGTACAAAATAACCATTGAAAATATGGATATTAGTGGCGGAGCAACTTCAGATGTATCTGACGATGTTACTAAATTGCATCTTCATGAATCACATCATGGAGCACATGTTCTTAACGTCTACAAAGCACCTGGAGAAGATGATGATAATTTAGTTGTAAAACCAACTAAAGGAATCATTAAAGGAATTTGGGATGATGGTGATGAAAACCAAACTTATGGTGGTCACAATAATTCTGAAACTTTAACCTCCCAACTAAAGAATCTATGTGAAGGAGATCTCTTTACTATGATTCATGGTGTTGGTGGTGTTGGAGTTCTCAAAGGTGATATTGAACCAACAAGTGACGGCGAAAAAATCTGTAAAAAATTAGATAAAAAAGGTCTACTTGAAAGTCCAATAGAAGAAGAACACTAA
- a CDS encoding peptidase: MKNQHLDSKISSIRSRVLASKIPLFLGLLVAILLVPQLAFADVYVPLHEYLGYFDSNGIYTVVGNVKNTNDFGIVPTITVSVIDDSKTISKIINHVPLGPGKEIPFKIKFPELLSNTPVLVNPEIIFQKAITHDIPIEILYDKTLVKHSDGHITGRIQNTGDQTIFYPKIYAVVHGYENVLDITQNIEYIEKIEPGEILAFSMYPDPAITEDVFYYSCFAPVDTTVIPVTAKKNDGDFDFRYDSGAWYSAAKFDETGTILSIKGYNSYPLETYANFEFPPISGNEKFSVTLNDEPIEFIQSIDEMGFWHVAFQVGPTSQGTLKISGFDKGLPPEMPKIPQWIKTNANWWITNQISDSEFLEGLDFLFEKQIVSVPERDVINESQWNIPSWVKNPTGWWYEEKISDDDYLNIIENLVKRKIIVI; encoded by the coding sequence TTGAAAAACCAACATCTGGATTCGAAGATATCATCAATTCGTTCTAGAGTTTTAGCCTCAAAAATCCCATTATTTTTGGGATTGTTAGTTGCAATATTGCTAGTTCCTCAATTAGCATTTGCTGATGTCTATGTTCCATTACATGAATACCTAGGATATTTTGATTCTAATGGAATCTATACTGTTGTTGGAAATGTAAAAAACACAAATGATTTTGGAATTGTTCCTACAATCACAGTTTCTGTTATTGATGATTCTAAAACGATTTCAAAAATTATTAATCATGTTCCATTAGGTCCTGGAAAAGAAATCCCATTTAAGATAAAGTTCCCTGAATTACTATCTAATACTCCAGTATTAGTTAATCCTGAAATTATATTTCAAAAAGCAATTACACATGATATTCCCATTGAAATACTATATGACAAAACTTTGGTAAAACACAGTGATGGTCACATTACAGGAAGAATCCAAAACACAGGAGATCAGACCATCTTTTATCCTAAAATTTATGCTGTAGTTCATGGATATGAGAACGTATTAGATATTACACAAAATATTGAATATATTGAAAAAATTGAACCGGGAGAAATCCTGGCATTTTCAATGTATCCTGATCCTGCAATTACTGAAGATGTCTTTTACTATAGCTGCTTTGCACCAGTAGATACTACTGTAATTCCTGTAACTGCAAAGAAAAATGATGGAGACTTTGACTTTAGATATGATTCAGGAGCTTGGTATTCTGCTGCAAAGTTTGATGAGACAGGAACTATACTAAGTATCAAAGGATACAACAGCTATCCGTTAGAGACATATGCTAATTTTGAATTTCCTCCAATTTCAGGAAATGAAAAATTCTCTGTTACTCTAAATGATGAACCTATAGAATTCATTCAAAGTATAGATGAGATGGGATTTTGGCATGTTGCCTTTCAAGTAGGTCCTACATCACAAGGTACGCTCAAAATTTCAGGTTTTGATAAAGGATTACCTCCTGAAATGCCAAAGATTCCACAATGGATTAAGACTAATGCCAATTGGTGGATAACAAATCAAATTTCTGATTCAGAATTTCTTGAAGGACTAGATTTTCTTTTTGAAAAACAAATAGTATCAGTTCCTGAGAGAGATGTAATTAACGAATCACAATGGAATATTCCTTCATGGGTAAAAAATCCTACAGGTTGGTGGTATGAAGAAAAAATTTCAGATGATGATTATCTAAATATTATTGAAAATTTAGTTAAAAGAAAAATTATTGTAATATGA
- a CDS encoding peptidase, giving the protein MKILLTAITLCIFFSITLVPDIFGHGLGGEVLPPVTIGDKDATLSIGISPSIYDENESESNISLKLYHSESFAIIEHVTYEFELKKDGKQIFKDIFHDELGYLNIKVITDDSDKITIEGNKEPLSDGWMNRDFEPIIVRGPVFTSGGLYDYTVKILTIDSDSNVLTDEIKLEGAISLAENNSFTINDEQTIQLISYFDQIQNFSFESNTIKFSMPFDWNQDLEQLSVVHEEIRIPNTFDGFLSTTYTSLVNDIKLPADAVTIDDYSFEDRTIHIVLNQKLIKEIHNNAIADSDSIMNFELKPSQQVTFPLEFTTPDLRYKVFLSWEPEIIHTSEEVTFFVSFEELFSDKAQKVVEYDLKIVQKDSEIYSKHLIGNVNSANPNSYKIIFDDKQSGSANLVFSNINGNSLSKGNFIIVIDSSNQAQSESSNIPSWIKNNAGWWSEGTLDDDSFVQGIQFLIKEGIIQIPNTPQNLESMSSEIPSWIKNNAGWWSEGTLDDDSFVQGIQFLIKEGIIQIEN; this is encoded by the coding sequence TTGAAAATTCTACTTACTGCAATTACACTTTGCATATTTTTTTCAATTACTTTAGTTCCTGACATTTTTGGTCATGGATTGGGAGGGGAAGTTCTTCCTCCTGTAACTATTGGAGATAAAGATGCAACTCTATCCATTGGAATTTCTCCATCTATTTATGATGAAAATGAATCTGAATCAAACATCTCATTAAAGCTGTATCATTCTGAATCATTTGCAATAATTGAACATGTAACATATGAGTTTGAATTAAAAAAAGATGGTAAACAAATCTTTAAAGATATTTTTCATGACGAACTTGGATATCTTAACATCAAAGTGATAACAGATGATTCTGATAAAATAACAATTGAAGGAAATAAAGAACCTCTTTCAGATGGTTGGATGAATAGAGATTTTGAGCCTATAATAGTTAGAGGACCTGTCTTTACTTCTGGAGGATTATATGATTATACGGTAAAAATTCTTACAATTGATTCTGATTCTAACGTGTTAACTGATGAAATAAAATTAGAAGGAGCAATTAGTCTTGCTGAAAATAATTCTTTTACCATAAATGATGAACAAACAATTCAATTGATTTCGTATTTTGATCAGATTCAGAACTTTTCATTTGAATCAAACACAATAAAATTTTCAATGCCATTTGATTGGAATCAAGATCTAGAACAACTAAGTGTTGTACATGAAGAAATTAGAATCCCCAACACTTTTGATGGTTTTCTTTCTACAACATACACATCACTAGTGAACGACATTAAATTACCTGCTGATGCAGTAACAATAGATGATTATTCCTTTGAGGATAGAACAATTCACATAGTTTTGAATCAAAAATTAATCAAAGAAATTCACAATAATGCTATTGCTGATTCTGATTCGATAATGAATTTTGAGTTGAAACCAAGTCAACAGGTGACATTTCCTCTAGAGTTTACAACTCCAGATTTGAGATACAAAGTATTCCTATCTTGGGAACCTGAAATTATTCACACATCAGAAGAAGTAACATTTTTTGTAAGTTTTGAAGAATTATTCTCAGATAAAGCACAAAAAGTTGTTGAATATGATTTGAAAATAGTGCAAAAAGATTCTGAAATTTATTCAAAACATCTGATTGGCAATGTAAATTCCGCAAATCCTAACTCTTACAAAATAATTTTTGATGATAAACAATCAGGATCTGCAAATTTAGTTTTTTCAAATATTAATGGTAATTCGCTATCAAAAGGTAATTTCATTATAGTAATTGATTCATCAAATCAGGCTCAATCTGAATCCTCTAACATTCCATCTTGGATTAAAAATAATGCTGGCTGGTGGTCTGAAGGTACACTAGATGATGATTCATTCGTACAAGGCATTCAATTTCTAATCAAAGAAGGAATAATACAAATTCCAAATACACCACAAAATTTAGAATCTATGTCATCTGAAATCCCATCTTGGATTAAAAATAATGCTGGCTGGTGGTCTGAAGGTACACTAGATGATGATTCATTCGTACAAGGCATTCAATTTCTAATCAAAGAAGGAATAATACAAATTGAAAACTGA
- a CDS encoding winged helix-turn-helix transcriptional regulator, whose amino-acid sequence MTDRDTQLQQIIEQNPGIQFREIMRSSGLKNGVLSHYLGKLEKSGIIKVTRGPRQSRFYPPQITEAESIVIKALRKQTPRDLLLALVENDGLEFSQLVKEVKKSPSTVSLYLSQIVEDGLVEIKLVDLKKRYHIKARDLIDKLIEDYRPSLLEKPTSGFEDIINSF is encoded by the coding sequence ATGACTGATAGAGATACACAATTACAACAAATAATTGAACAAAATCCTGGCATTCAATTCCGTGAGATTATGCGTTCATCTGGATTAAAAAATGGAGTACTAAGTCATTATTTAGGAAAATTAGAAAAAAGTGGCATTATCAAAGTAACTCGTGGACCACGTCAATCAAGATTTTACCCACCTCAAATTACTGAAGCCGAATCAATTGTTATCAAAGCTTTGAGAAAACAAACTCCACGTGATTTGTTACTTGCACTAGTTGAAAATGATGGATTAGAATTTTCACAACTAGTTAAAGAAGTTAAAAAATCACCATCAACTGTTTCATTATACTTGTCACAAATTGTAGAAGACGGATTAGTAGAAATAAAACTTGTTGACCTAAAAAAGAGATATCATATTAAGGCAAGAGATCTAATAGATAAATTAATTGAAGATTACAGACCAAGCTTACTTGAAAAACCAACATCTGGATTCGAAGATATCATCAATTCGTTCTAG
- a CDS encoding peptidase — MEKKLERKIQTSGLRLKNFSLFAVLIFSFVFVIGFDNAYGHGVGSETFPPVDLNGKLVTLEVSSSKSDPEASDDQQISISLIDFNSKITLRDVTFQIKSERGEQFLFEQEFKADNGFIVFNFVSEETDSIILEEENGGGLFGSLLGLESRMVHVKGPKLSEGGLYKLDVSVLTADGYSQKLDEPLVFNAGISIAQTSRHDFVDPNFGEQNIHVITYYDEISNFNYDSNSKEISFFMPFDWTQSNINQTSVVHEELVIPKTFGDLLVSGFTMHVNGVELSEDIVNIDDFFADGRIVHFIIYQKELQNIFDSKSNQNGMDFVITPNRDYPHLSSVTENGQFRILVSWEPENLKSNSNTKILFDVTDIFLKNKPVATNYEFSVTQDDRIIFEQSGVSTDSKDEHNIAEFFMPEDVSGIVNLNFRNLDNNSLAKTTIPIVIDRISINEEIILPNWIRNNAAWWSEEQIDDNTFIQGIEYMIKNKIISIPQTQQETSTSKEIPSWIRNNASWWADGQIDDKTFVQGLEFMIKAGILRV; from the coding sequence ATGGAAAAGAAATTAGAAAGAAAAATCCAGACAAGTGGACTTAGATTGAAAAATTTTTCATTATTTGCAGTTTTAATATTTTCATTTGTATTTGTTATAGGATTTGATAATGCATATGGTCACGGTGTGGGTAGTGAAACTTTTCCTCCTGTAGATCTAAATGGGAAACTAGTAACTTTAGAGGTTTCATCATCAAAAAGTGATCCTGAAGCAAGTGATGATCAACAAATCTCTATTTCATTAATTGATTTTAATTCCAAAATAACTCTACGAGATGTTACATTTCAAATAAAATCAGAACGCGGAGAACAATTTCTTTTTGAGCAAGAATTCAAAGCCGATAATGGATTCATAGTTTTTAATTTTGTATCTGAAGAAACTGATTCAATTATTCTCGAAGAAGAAAATGGAGGTGGATTATTTGGTTCATTATTGGGATTAGAAAGCAGAATGGTGCACGTTAAAGGTCCTAAACTTAGTGAAGGCGGCCTATACAAGCTAGATGTGAGTGTATTAACTGCAGATGGATATTCACAAAAATTAGATGAACCTCTAGTTTTCAATGCAGGGATTTCTATTGCCCAAACCTCTAGACATGATTTTGTTGATCCAAACTTTGGTGAACAAAATATTCATGTAATTACCTACTATGATGAAATATCAAATTTCAATTATGATTCAAATTCAAAAGAAATTAGCTTTTTCATGCCTTTTGATTGGACTCAATCCAACATCAATCAAACATCAGTTGTTCATGAAGAACTAGTGATTCCCAAAACATTTGGAGATTTACTAGTATCTGGATTTACAATGCATGTTAATGGAGTAGAATTATCTGAAGATATTGTAAACATTGATGACTTTTTTGCTGATGGTAGAATTGTTCATTTTATAATATATCAAAAAGAATTACAGAATATTTTTGATAGCAAATCAAATCAAAATGGAATGGATTTTGTTATAACACCAAATCGTGATTATCCTCATCTAAGTTCTGTAACTGAAAATGGACAGTTTAGAATTCTTGTATCTTGGGAACCAGAAAATTTAAAATCAAATTCAAATACAAAAATCCTTTTTGATGTAACTGATATTTTCTTAAAAAATAAACCGGTTGCAACAAATTATGAATTTTCAGTAACTCAGGATGATAGAATAATTTTTGAACAAAGCGGTGTTAGTACTGACTCAAAAGATGAACATAACATTGCAGAATTCTTTATGCCTGAAGATGTATCAGGCATTGTAAATCTAAATTTTAGAAACTTGGATAACAACAGTCTTGCAAAGACAACAATTCCAATTGTAATTGACAGAATATCGATAAATGAAGAGATTATCTTGCCTAATTGGATTAGAAACAATGCAGCATGGTGGTCAGAAGAACAAATCGATGATAATACATTCATTCAAGGTATCGAATACATGATCAAAAACAAAATAATTTCAATTCCACAAACTCAACAAGAAACTTCGACGTCAAAAGAAATTCCTTCTTGGATTAGAAATAATGCTTCCTGGTGGGCTGATGGACAAATCGATGATAAGACATTTGTTCAAGGATTGGAATTTATGATAAAGGCTGGAATTCTTCGTGTTTGA